In the genome of Vicia villosa cultivar HV-30 ecotype Madison, WI linkage group LG7, Vvil1.0, whole genome shotgun sequence, one region contains:
- the LOC131619980 gene encoding uncharacterized protein LOC131619980, with protein MRMMKPLALFILILCTIQPNNAEDLIEETCHRSPYYFSECVNYVKSCPPPGPKNSIEVAIRLFDIMRDKALTTSIRIVHLLAARVGTPEYQALELCATSYKEIAVADYRLIRASLPRGDHKVTYDTAINVLKKVEKCEATLREKSGGRTPTLLTKENNETTVVVVIASYIVKSFL; from the coding sequence ATGAGAATGATGAAACCATTGGCTTTATTCATTCTCATCTTGTGCACTATCCAACCAAACAATGCTGAAGATCTAATAGAAGAAACTTGCCATAGGTCTCCTTATTATTTTTCCGAATGTGTTAATTACGTAAAATCCTGTCCTCCACCTGGTCCAAAAAATTCCATTGAGGTAGCAATAAGATTGTTTGATATAATGAGAGACAAAGCACTGACTACCTCAATCAGAATTGTTCATCTTCTTGCAGCCCGTGTTGGCACTCCTGAATATCAAGCACTAGAGCTATGTGCTACTTCATACAAAGAAATTGCAGTAGCTGATTATCGACTAATCCGTGCATCTTTACCCAGAGGAGATCATAAAGTTACATATGATACTGCAATTAACGTATTAAAAAAAGTTGAGAAATGTGAGGCGACTTTACGTGAGAAATCTGGTGGTCGCACACCAACACTCCTCACTAAAGAGAACAATGAGACGACAGTTGTAGTAGTCATTGCATCCTATATTGTCAAATCATTTCTGTAA
- the LOC131618260 gene encoding general transcription and DNA repair factor IIH helicase subunit XPD-like, which translates to MIFRIEDVTVYFPYEEIYPEQRQYMVELKRTLDAKGHCLLEMSTVSGKIIALLSLIISYIHSKPQSPLKLIYCTQTVHDMEEILDELRLLHDYMVESIGPAAKMLGLGLSSRKNLCINDHVLAAENPSVDAGCRRLTASWVREVAADNLDVPSCEFFEEYQRAGSAAVLPPGVYTLQDLRMFGEEKGWCPYFLARHMMQFANVVVCNYHQYLLDPKLASIVSKQMQKESVVVFDEAHNIDNVCINSLSVSMRVQTVTGAKSNITRMRQKIKKVMATDASRLRDEYNTLVEGLRGDLPATDVWHANPALPDDIPKEAVPEHICKAEDFMQVLQRLVEYLEERMETEQPERENPFDFAVSIFKKAEIDQKTLKFCYDRLHSLMMTLKITDTDEFLHIQTICNFATLVGTYSPGFSIIIEPCDEAMPDIHDPVLQLCCHDASLAIKPVFERFQSVVITSGTLSPINLYPRLLKFSPVVSRSFKISVPRDCICPMVLTHGSDQLPVSTKFDMKSDHGVLSNYGKILLNMSSYVPDGIVCFFPSYLYMGDIVSSWNASGVLNEIEQNKPIFYETQDLEETRLTLANYRNACNSGKGAIFLSVAGGKVAEHIDFYHHYGRLVIIYGVPYQYTSSRSVLARLGYLSMFCNINGGDYLTFDALRKAAVCVGRVIHSKADYGMMIFADNGYCGYGTLSHLPGWIRSQLDDANLDLSTDMAVNIACEFFEKTAQPYGKTGGGSEIQTLYI; encoded by the exons ATGATCTTCAGAATTGAAGATGTAACGGTGTATTTCCCATATGAGGAGATATACCCAGAACAACGTCAATACATGGTTGAACTAAAACGAACCCTAGATGCAAAAGGACATTGTTTACTCGAAATGTCGACTGTGTCCGGAAAAATAATTGCCCTTCTGTCATTGATCATAAGCTACATACACTCCAAACCTCAATCACCACTAAAGCTCATATATTGCACTCAGACTGTACATGATATGGAAGAGATTTTAGACGAGCTTAGACTACTTCATGATTACATGGTTGAGTCTATCGGTCCTGCTGCTAAGATGCTTGGGCTTGGACTGTCTTCGAGGAAGAATCTCTGTATTAATGATCACGTTCTTGCTGCCGAAAATCCTTCTGTTGATGCTGGTTGTCGGAGATTGACAGCTAGCTGGGTTAGGGAGGTGGCTGCGGACAACCTGGATGTTCCTAGTTGTGAGTTTTTTGAGGAGTATCAAAGGGCCGGTTCTGCTGCAGTTCTTCCTCCTGGTGTTTATACGTTACAG GATCTGAGAATGTTTGGGGAGGAGAAAGGGTGGTGTCCTTACTTTTTGGCACGACATATGATGCAGTTTGCCAATGTGGTGGTTTGTAACTACCATCAATATTTACTTGATCCAAAGTTAGCGTCAATAGTATCAAAACAAATGCAGAAAGAATCCGTTGTCGTATTTGATGAAGCTCATAATATTGACAATGTTTGTATCAACTCACTCAGCGTGAGTATGAGGGTGCAAACTGTTACTGGTGCTAAGAGTAATATAACCAGGATGCGTCAAAAAATTAA GAAGGTTATGGCCACAGATGCAAGTAGACTCCGGGATGAATACAACACACTTGTGGAGGGTTTAAGAGGAGATCTTCCTG CTACGGATGTTTGGCATGCAAACCCAGCTTTGCCTGATGATATACCAAAGGAGGCCGTACCTGAACATATATGTAAGGCTGAAGATTTTATGCAGGTTCTGCAGAGATTAGTTGAGTACCTTGAAGAGCGCATGGAAACTGAGCAGCCGGAGAGGGAAAATCCTTTTGACTTTGCTGTATCTATTTTTAAAAAGGCTGAAATAGACCAAAAAACATTGAAATTCTGTTATGACCGTCTTCATTCATTAATGATGACACTGAAAATTACAGACACTGATGAATTCCTTCATATCCAAACGATCTGTAATTTTGCCACACTTGTGGGTACTTATTCTCCTGGTTTTTCCATTATTATAGAACCGTGTGACGAGGCTATGCCTGATATTCATGATCCTGTATTGCAG CTTTGTTGCCATGATGCTTCTCTAGCAATAAAACCTGTTTTCGAGCGATTTCAGTCGGTTGTGATTACATCTGGCACATTAAGCCCCATTAATTTGTACCCCCGCCTTTTAAAATTCAGCCCTGTTGTCAGTCGAAGTTTCAAAATATCTGTACCAAGAGATTGCATATGCCCTATGGTCCTTACCCATGGCAG TGATCAGCTCCCAGTCAGTACCAAATTTGATATGAAAAGTGATCATGGGGTGTTATCTAATTATGGAAAGATCTTATTGAATATGTCATCATATGTTCCAGATGGGATTGTATGTTTCTTCCCCAGTTATTTGTATATGGGAGATATAGTCAGTAGCTGGAATGCAAGTGGAGTTTTAAAT GAAATTGAGCAAAATAAGCCCATCTTTTATGAGACTCAAGATCTGGAAGAAACCCGATTAACGCTTGCTAATTACCGCAATGCTTGTAATAGTGGAAAAGGTGCTATTTTTTTATCAGTTGCCGG AGGAAAGGTTGCGGAACATATAGATTTTTATCATCATTATGGCCGTCTGGTAATCATCTATGGGGTTCCTTATCAGTACACATCAAGCAG GAGTGTGCTTGCACGCCTAGGATATCTAAGCATGTTTTGTAATATTAACGGAGGAGATTATCTCACTTTTGATGCCTTG AGAAAAGCTGCAGTATGCGTGGGCCGTGTAATTCATTCAAAGGCTGATTATGGGATGATGATTTTTGCAGACAACGG GTATTGTGGTTATGGTACACTTTCCCATTTGCCTGGTTGGATACGCTCTCAGTTAGATGATGCCAACTTGGACTTGAGCACTGACATGGCTGTGAATATAGCATGCGAG TTCTTCGAGAAAACAGCGCAGCCATATGGGAAGACTGGTGGTGGCAGTGAGATACAAACTCTatatatatga
- the LOC131619981 gene encoding protein FAR-RED IMPAIRED RESPONSE 1-like, with translation MHDFIKDGDVVTALNYLKVKSSMDPMLYVEYSINTEGRLKSLFWVDDCSRSNYLCFGDVLAFDTTYKKNKCNYPLVIFSECNHHSQTVIFCVALVSDETTETYKWLLKSFLECMENKYPKVVVTDGDGATRESIKQIFPDATHWLCAWHLNKNEGENVKKSQFLDGFKRQCTQILHLRILKNSGGS, from the coding sequence ATGCATGATTTTATTAAAGATGGTGATGTTGTTACTGCTTTAAATTATCTCAAAGTGAAATCATCTATGGATCCTATGCTATATGTAGAATATTCTATCAATACCGAAGGAAGATTGAAGTCGCTTTTTTGGGTAGACGATTGTAGTAGGTCAAACTATTTATGTTTTGGCGATGTTCTTGCTTTTGACACAACATACAAAAAGAACAAATGCAATTATCCTCTGGTTATATTTTCTGAGTGCAACCATCATTCACAGACTGTGATATTTTGTGTTGCTTTGGTGTCGGATGAGACGACAGAGACGTATAAGTGGTTGTTGAAGAGTTTCTTAGAGTGCATGGAGAATAAATATCCAAAAGTAGTTGTAACAGATGGAGACGGTGCTACTAGGGAATCTATAAAACAAATATTTCCTGATGCGACCCATTGGTTGTGTGCCTGGCATTTGAACAAGAATGAAGGTGAAAATGTGAAGAAGTCACAATTTTTAGATGGGTTTAAAAGGCAATGTACTCAAATTTTACACCTGAGAATTTTGAAGAATTCTGGAGGGAGCTAG